The genomic window aagggtggaaggctcggccttatgcctggtgttttgttccactcttgccgccctagtttccgtcataccggtgttatgttccttgattttgcgttccttatgcggttgggtgatttatgggacccccttgacagttcgctttgaataaaactcctccagcaaggcccaaccttgcttttacatttgcctcacctagcctttttcccttgggagtcgcgctcccgagggtcatctttattttatccccccccccccaggccagtgctcctccgagtgttggtccaaactagagcaccatgcggggccgtcccttggcaacttgggttatgttggtacctgtatgcttagcttatccagtgtgccctgagaacaagatatgtgcagctcctatcgggatttgtcggcacatccgggtggtcttgctggtcttgttttaccattgtcgaaatgtcttgtaaaccgggattccgagactgatcgggtcttcctgggagaaggaatatccttcgttgaccgtgagagcttgtgatgggctaagttgggacacccctgcagggtttaaacttttgagagccgtgcccgcggttatgtggcagatgggaatttgttaatgtccggttgtagataacttgacaccagattcgagttaaaacgcatcaaccgcgtgtgtagccgtgatggtctcttttcggcggagtccgggaagtgaacacggtttggcttatgtttgaacgtaagtagtttcgggatcacttcttgatcattgctagcttcacgaccgttccgttgcttctcttctcgctcttgttttgcgtatgttagccaccatatatgcttagtcgctgctgcaacctcaccacttatccattcctttacccattaagctttgctagtcttgatacccatgataatgggattgctgagtcctcgtggctcacagattactacaacaacagttgcaggtacatgttatgcgatgatcatgacgcgagagcgatgcttgcttgttctgagttcttcttctgcttcgtttctgtttgtgtttcatccgtagtcggatgttgctcttatgtatgatgatgttgtaatcGTGTgacattctatgcctcttgtatatATCCCCAACTATtacgtaatgttgatgtaatgatatccaccttgcaaaagcgtctccaatatgcgcttctatccttagtgggacactgaagttcctttaggatagggtcgcatattgggcgtgacaattgcaaacgtactacctccgtccgggtttattaggcctgaagacaacttctcttagaccaaggtACATAGTAATTTACTCACATTAATACTTCTAtttcactcccaatgcactctctcacttGCATGCAGCCAATAAAAAAGCATgcatgaagtgtattaattttCCAGTCATGACATCAATAACAATGGCTTTCaatacaaccaatgaaatggttgcatgcatgcacctttccaaagcgGGGCCTAAGCGGGGCCTTATAAAAAGGACATGCTTGTGATgcccggacggaggaagtactatggTAGGCCGACCACCATGAGTGTAAACTCCTCATCTGCTAATGCTTCAGGTTCCGCGGTTTTGTTTCCAGCGATGCAGCACATGCTTCTCCACCGAAGGGGCATTACTAAATGGGCTGGCAGAACATGAAAACCCATCGGGGCTAAGGTACGAACAGGGCCAAGTTTTCAAGGTCTGAAAGGATACAAAATCAAACCTGCTTTACTGCCCAGATCAATAAGGTCTGGCAAAAAACATACGACCATCAGCATACAGATAGCTCGGATACAAAGGTTAGAAAACAAAGACGCTTGATTTCTGCGAAGAAAAGGTGATGGGTATTCTCAAATAGAAACCACGCACTAAAGATAGTGCCAAAAACTCAGAATGCAATGTACTACCATGTCACTCCAATTGCAAATAGTGTCAAAAATTCATAGTTTGACTCTGAACTTGAAGTGCAATGTACTACATTCGTCTCCAATTGCCACAGGCTACAAACTTGGCATAATGTGGAAATACAGGGCAAAGCATTGAGATAAATCAACATGCAAAATCTATTTCTTCTTGTCcgtagcaccaccaccaccagaccTACATACCAGAAGAGAACAATGAGCCCATTCATATATATTATTGTTACAGGGAAAAAGAAATTACAGGAGCTATTTATGTTTCCTGATTGGTAGGATGAATGGACTTCGGTCAAGCAAAAGAAACAATTAAAGAACCACATAAACAACGAGATTATGACCAAGGTTGCTCCATTGTCTAAGCACCATAACACTGACATCTTACAAGTTAATGCTGTTGTCTACAGCCTACACTACTTGCAATATAGAAAAGTCACTGGCTTGAAAAGGGACATTTAAAAAGCATTGATGGAAGCCACCTCAGCAATTAGTGATCAACAAATTAATCATTCATGATGTAAGAGGACGAATTATGCACTAGTGACCTTTGTAACCAAGTCGTCTAGAACAAAAAGGAAAATGAACTATAGGATAACATAGTAAAATAGTGTCCATAATATAAACTGCAATGATAAGACTAGTGGCTACACACCTCATCTTCCTGAGGACACTTGACATCTCCTCCCTCTTCTTCTTTGCTCTCTTGTGAGTACCAAGCTTCCTCTTGGCGACCTTGAGTGCGCGCTTGTCCTTTCCAACCTTAAGAAGCTCAGTGATACGCTTCTCATAGGGAGCAAATCCAGCGACCTCCCTAATCAAGTTCCTGACAAACAGCACCCTCTTGGTACCTTTCTGCAAAAATTGTCCAAGATTATAACAATGTAAAGAAAATATAAACTGAATAGACATGTACAAAATTATTGAAAAAGCAGAGAAACATACAAATGCAAAGTTCACTTTGTTTTAGTTTCCCACAAGTTTTGTTAAAAATAGCCAACTACAATGGCCAAATAACTCAGTTTTGTTTTTGTTTGGGCATTATGTCGTGTATAGATAGTTAATTTGCTTCAAAACTAGCAAGTTCTATTTTGAGTTTTAACATGACAAGATAGTACTAATTGATTAAATAATATGCAATGGATGAAAATAAAACATGCCTGTAGCAGTAATCAAGTCAGAAAGAATAGCCAGATCGACACATGAGCAACAATAGGAAAATAAAACTAAGGCCACGAGATGTTCAAAACTGCATTTATTAACACGGAattataaagtactccctccgtcccagaataagtgtctcaactttgtactaagtttagtacaaagttgtactaaggttgagacacttattatgggacggagggagtacttaattaAGCTGGCACATTTGAGCCTGCAGGGCTAGCAACTTGGGAGTTCCAAGAATTACAGGCACCAGGCTGGCCTCAATATGTACATTTTCGTAGTCCTCAGTTTTGAGGGCTGTCTTGTAATTGCAAGAGGCCGCTCACACATTTAACCAGACAACCTGGGACCTTCAGTAATGTCAATCAAACTATGCTACAATACTACACTTAGAACACTACCGTTCTGGATCATAACTACAACAAAGATACACGTACACCACGATAGTATTCAAACAAGCACAAATCACTGCGATTGAATGCCGATATCTTGCCAGGCTGAACACAGTTTGTTATCGAACAAGAAACTGATACGCATCAGCTATGGCAGGAACTACCGAACAAGCACAAGCCTAAACAACAAGCAGAACTCATCATAATATGCATGGGTGGATCAATTGCACAAGGAGGCCACATGGCAGAAAAAGAATGTGGGGGAGAAACTAGGACGGCGGAGGTGGGAGACTGCTTACCCCCTTGCGGTCGGACGGGCGAGGCGGCAGCTCGCGCTTGGTGACGACGTGGCCCTTGTTGATGCCGACGAAGAGCCCTGACTTGGGCTGCAACGGCGCCATGGCCGGTCTCCTGCTAACCTGAGACGGGCGCAATGGAACAAGAACAAACCGGAATAATCAAACAGGAGCCCGGGTGAGGTGAAGGGCGGTCTGAATCGAGGTTCGTGATGGAGAAGGCGGCGCTTGGCGCGCGTGCTTGCTGGCTTACCTTGAGAATGGATGCGAGTTAAAACCCTAAGCCGCCGCCTGCGTCCGAGAAGAAACCCTAGATTGGCGGACGCCGTTTTATATATGCTCGCCTGTGCGCGAGGCCTCCTCTCCTCCTGCCAAACATATGGGCCTGGCGAGTGGGCTTACTAGGCCTCATTTTGGTAGCTGGGTGATGATGGGCCATGATTCGACCGAAGTCACTGGATAAGTCTAAATTGTTTCGGCCCCCTTTTCTTTttgggataattgattttatgGCCCTAGTTGGGttacactcggcaggtttacccctagtttccgaaaacacttgttcctgcccaaaccactttgctcctcttatgcttttgtcatttgaccgtttgaccatcactttgaaaatttcataaaaaattcatactaactcggaaaaattcaaataagatatcaaaatgttcagaaaagcatcacctatatgtgcatgtcatttgcattcatgaaaaaaagtgttggccaatccccatcttagttttagctcatatgaccttagcatgaatagtaaaatctaaaaaattctaaaaattctaaaaaaaaattggtggcaaactttgaccaatgttttgagtgcttgccaagtttcataagggaatgacattcgtggaaatcgtggcacaaaaatttaattttggagcattgatttttgattttttgccacgactttcacaaatgtcattcccttatgaaaccTAGCAAGCATTGAAAatattggtcaaagtttgccaccaattttttaaatattttttagaattttttttagattttactattcatgctaaggtcatatgagctaaaactaagatggggaccggccaacacttttttcatgaatgcaaatgacatgcacgtataggtgatgcttttatgaacattttgatatcttattcgaATTTTTCTGaattagtatgaattttttatgaagttttcaaagtgatggtcaaacggtcaaagggcaaaagcataagaggagcaaagtggtttgggcaggaacaagtgttttcggaaactaggggtaaacctatcgagtgggacacaactaagggcaccaaattaattatccctttATTTTTCTACAGAAGGATTGCCTCTagtttttatctctctctctctactcccTGTCCATATTAATTGTCGTTGATTTAGTATAATAACTTTTATATGTAGTGTGCTCTATAATTTTTTGAATATTGTGATACAGGGTCGTCATAATATAGCCTTCATATTTTTCCTGCAAATAGGACCCAGATGTCATTGGTCATGCGTTCTTTCTAGCCTATTTATAATAATTTGAAATAAATAATGAGCATATTCCAACAATTATTATTACAAACCATCTTTGAATACAATGAATAATCCAAACGCTTGAAtgtaaaaataaaacaagttttaAAAGCAATTTAGACACACTATCTCCTACCTAGATGCCAATGATGCTTGGTGAGATCCTTCTTTCGGCTGATGATGTGAGGCCATGTCTTCAATCTTCCGATACGCCTCAACAAATGCTTGAATGTGCTTTGCGTTCCCGCGAGGCTTTGCGACATTGTcaatatcttcatagtccatgggGCCTGGCATATCCCTCTCATCCTTTGCGATCATATTCGGTTAGGGTCACAACATGTTATTATATTTGCAAGACATGCTTGCTCTAGAAACGAGCAAgttgttggggatcattgcagaaattaaaaagtttctacacatcaccaagataaatctatggagagactagtaacgagagagaggggagtgcatcttcatacccttgaagatcgtgaaacggaagcattgcaagaacgcggttggaggagtcgtacacgcagcgattcagatcacggtcgacTCCGATCTTAGCAccaaacaacggcacctccgcgttcaacacacgtgcagcccggtgacatctcccgcgccttgatccaacaaggatgaggagaggttggggaagacaactccaacagcagcacgatggcgtggtggtggtggagcagcggttctccggcagggcttcgccaagctcaaacgaaggaggagaggtgttggagagggggagggctgcgcctttgatgtggtgctgctgccctccctcctcccctctatttatagggtgaagagggaagggggccggtgtcggtgtcaaaccggagaatctcgggtagggggtcccgaactgtgcgtctaaggctaatggtaacaggagactggggacacgatgtttacccaggttcgggccctctcgatggaggtaatacgctacttcctacttgattgatcttgatgatatgagtattacaagagttgatctaccacaagatcgtagaggctaaaccctaggagctagcctatgattatgattgttcttgtcctacggactaaaccctccggtttatatagacaccggagggggctagtgttggaaatatgccctagaggcaataataaaatggttattattatatttctttgttcatgataattgtctgttattcatgctataattgtgttatccggaaatcgtaatacacgtgtgaatacatagaccacaacatgtccctagtaagcctctagttgactagctcgttgatcaaaagatagttatggtttcctgactatggtcattggatgtcattgataacgggatcacatcattaggagaatgatgtgatggacaagacccaatcctaagcatagctcaaagatcatgtagttcgtttagctagagcttttccaaatgtcaagtatcatttccttagaccatgagattgtgcaactcccggataccgtaggagtgctttgggtgtgccaaacatcacaacgtaactgggtgactataaacgtgcactacgggtatctccgaaagtgtctgttgggttggcacgaattgagactgggatttgtcactccgtatgacggagaggtatctctgggcccactcggtaatgcatcatcataatgagctcaatgtgacaaagtgtctggtcacgggatcatgcattacggtacgagtaaagtgacttgctggtgatgagattaaacaaggtattgggataccgacgatcgaatctcgggcaagtaacgtaccgattgacaaaggaaattgtatacgggattgattgaatcctcgacatcgtggttcatccgatgagatcattgaggagcatgtgggagccaacatgggtatccagatcccgatgttgtttattgaccggagaggcgtctcggtcatgtctgcatgtctcccgaacccgtagggtctacacacttaaggttcggtgacactagggttgtagagatattagtatgcagtaacccgaaagttgtttggagtcccggatgagatcccggacatcacgaggagttccggaatggtccagaggtaaagaattatatataggaagtcaagtttcggccatcgggaaagtttcgggggtcaccggcatagtatcgggaccaccggaagggtcccgggggtccaccgggtggggccacctatcccggagggctccatgggctgaagtgggagggaaaccagcccctggtgggctggtgcgcctcccttggggccccctgcgcctagggttggaaaccctaggggtgggggcacctccacttggcttggggggcaagccaccccccttggtcgtcgcccccccttggagattgcatctcctaggccccccctaggggcctatataaagaggggggagggagggcagacgcacccatgctcttggcgcctccctctccctctgctacacctctccctctcgtagagcttggcgaagccctgccgagatcactgctgaatccaccaccacgccgtcgtgctgctggatctccatcaacctctcgttcccccttgctggatcaagaaggaggatacgtcttccccaaccgtacctgtgttgaacgcggaggtgctgttcgttcagcactaggatcatcggtgatttggatcacgacgagtacgactccctcaaccccgttctcttgaacgcttccgctcgcgatctacaagggtatgtagatgcactcctctctctcgttgctagatgaactcatagaatgatcttggtgaaagcgtagaaacaaatttattttctgcaacgttccccaatagtggcatcatgagctaggtctcactataaaaaaatacacttccgtgatgatacgtgtttgtcacagtaggtcgtgttttttatcatgcatgtacatccatgacaaatttatgacagaatcaagatagtcatacatgtgttgtcgtagaaatgttccatgacattaccaaaattatcatcatggaagtttccacttccatgacgataaatcacgcgtcacagaagtgctttcgtcaagggtgaccgacacgtggcatccactgtaacggaacgctgttaagctatcgggtcgggttttggatccgataacccgttaacagccccgaccaatggggattttccacgtgtaaaatcatcattggctggaggaaacacgtgtcggctcaccgttgggacagatgtcatccactcattggacggaagacgcctatggtacgtcgacacgtggcacggcccaacagaggcccattcctgtgaaaaggccggcctagtaaaaattagcagcccagcccatataaggcctacttgtgtcaggtccatttaagcccacgacccatacgagatgtgccaattcggcccgtca from Triticum aestivum cultivar Chinese Spring chromosome 3B, IWGSC CS RefSeq v2.1, whole genome shotgun sequence includes these protein-coding regions:
- the LOC123071373 gene encoding 60S ribosomal protein L36-3, with protein sequence MAPLQPKSGLFVGINKGHVVTKRELPPRPSDRKGKGTKRVLFVRNLIREVAGFAPYEKRITELLKVGKDKRALKVAKRKLGTHKRAKKKREEMSSVLRKMRSGGGGATDKKK